A window of Candidatus Ancaeobacter aquaticus contains these coding sequences:
- a CDS encoding dTDP-4-dehydrorhamnose 3,5-epimerase, with product MDEMKDVKLAPLSIISNPKGNILHGMKKNDSGYNGFGEAYFSTIIYNEVKAWKKHTAMTLNLIVPCGEVKFVMYDDRVDSVSKGLFYEVNLSLHNYQRLTLPPHIWMGFKGIGNGQNIVLNVASIQHDPNECLKKEINEICYDWDL from the coding sequence ATGGACGAAATGAAAGATGTTAAGCTTGCCCCTTTAAGTATTATATCTAATCCAAAAGGGAATATTTTGCATGGAATGAAAAAAAATGATTCTGGATATAATGGTTTTGGGGAGGCCTATTTTTCAACAATAATTTATAATGAAGTAAAAGCGTGGAAAAAACATACTGCAATGACACTAAATCTCATAGTGCCATGTGGTGAGGTGAAATTTGTCATGTATGATGACAGAGTAGACAGTGTGTCTAAGGGTTTGTTTTATGAGGTTAATTTATCTCTTCATAATTATCAGAGATTAACTCTTCCTCCCCATATTTGGATGGGTTTTAAGGGTATTGGTAATGGGCAGAACATTGTTTTAAATGTTGCAAGTATTCAGCACGATCCTAATGAATGCCTGAAGAAAGAAATAAATGAAATATGTTATGATTGGGATTTATAA
- the rfbG gene encoding CDP-glucose 4,6-dehydratase, which produces MFTNVFCNKKILITGNTGFKGSWLSLWLLKLGAKVYGLSKDIPTNPSMFECLNLSENLEYYEVDVRNKEKTIEIIRDIKPDFIFHMAAQPIVSESYKNPIETISTNVLGTAHILEGLRECNHACVAIIITSDKCYDNVEWLWGYREIDRLGGKDVYSGSKGAAELICKSYYHSFFMKSNIKLATVRAGNVIGGGDWASDRIVPDCMRAWSIKNQVEIRKPNATRPWQHVLEPLSGYLALAGILFNEKNLNGESFNFGPHADQNHTVSKLIGDLGVYWGYNDNSKAYRINSNADFSEAHLLKLNCDKAFQLLSWLPTLNYEQTVEYTSVWYHKLYNKDDMYQFTMNQIKCYEELACKKGLSWTK; this is translated from the coding sequence ATGTTTACAAATGTATTTTGCAATAAAAAGATATTAATTACAGGTAATACTGGGTTTAAAGGTAGTTGGTTATCATTGTGGCTTTTGAAGCTAGGTGCAAAGGTATACGGGCTTTCTAAGGATATACCTACTAACCCTTCAATGTTTGAATGTTTGAATTTAAGTGAAAATTTGGAGTATTATGAGGTAGATGTTAGAAATAAAGAGAAAACTATCGAGATCATTAGGGATATTAAGCCTGATTTTATATTTCATATGGCAGCTCAGCCAATAGTATCAGAATCATATAAGAATCCTATAGAGACTATTTCAACCAATGTTCTTGGGACAGCACATATTTTAGAAGGATTAAGAGAATGCAATCATGCGTGTGTAGCAATTATAATAACAAGTGATAAGTGTTATGATAATGTGGAATGGTTGTGGGGGTATAGAGAAATAGATAGATTGGGTGGTAAGGATGTTTATAGTGGGTCAAAAGGTGCTGCGGAGTTAATATGCAAGTCTTACTATCATTCCTTTTTCATGAAGTCTAATATAAAATTAGCAACTGTACGTGCTGGAAATGTAATTGGGGGTGGTGATTGGGCTTCTGATAGAATTGTTCCAGATTGTATGCGTGCTTGGAGTATCAAGAATCAAGTAGAAATAAGAAAACCTAATGCTACGAGACCATGGCAACATGTGTTAGAACCATTAAGTGGATATCTTGCTTTAGCAGGAATTCTTTTTAACGAAAAAAATTTGAACGGTGAAAGTTTTAATTTTGGACCACATGCAGATCAAAATCACACGGTTAGTAAACTTATAGGTGATTTGGGTGTTTATTGGGGATATAATGATAATAGTAAAGCCTACAGAATCAATTCCAATGCAGATTTTTCTGAAGCGCATTTGTTGAAACTTAATTGTGATAAAGCATTCCAGTTATTATCATGGTTGCCAACATTGAATTATGAGCAAACTGTAGAGTATACAAGTGTATGGTATCATAAATTATATAATAAAGATGATATGTATCAATTTACTATGAATCAGATAAAATGCTATGAAGAATTAGCTTGTAAGAAAGGGTTGTCATGGACGAAATGA
- the rfbF gene encoding glucose-1-phosphate cytidylyltransferase — translation MKVVILAGGLGTRLSEETAIKPKPMLEIGNRPILWHIMKMYSHYGFNDFVICLGYKGYLIKEYFSNYFLHQSDVEIDLKNNKMNILNNTSEDWKVTLIDTGYDTMTGGRLKYIQKYIDGTFMLTYGDGVSDIDIAKLVEFHREKGKIATITSVQPEGRFGMIQCNKDGIVEKFNEKPMGDGAWVNAGYFVFEPEIFNYLGSDPYVVLEKEPFEKLALDNEMYAYKHKTFWKCMDTQRDKNQLEEMWADNPKWKIW, via the coding sequence ATGAAGGTGGTAATATTAGCTGGTGGGTTAGGGACTAGATTAAGTGAAGAGACAGCTATTAAACCTAAGCCAATGCTGGAGATAGGAAATAGACCAATATTATGGCATATTATGAAAATGTATTCTCACTATGGTTTTAATGATTTTGTTATATGTTTAGGGTATAAGGGGTATTTGATTAAAGAATATTTTTCAAATTATTTTCTTCATCAAAGTGATGTTGAAATTGACTTAAAAAATAATAAAATGAATATACTAAATAATACGTCGGAAGACTGGAAAGTTACTTTGATTGATACAGGATATGACACAATGACTGGCGGAAGATTAAAATATATTCAAAAATATATTGATGGAACCTTTATGTTAACATATGGAGATGGAGTGTCTGATATTGATATAGCCAAACTTGTTGAGTTCCATAGGGAGAAGGGTAAAATTGCAACGATTACTTCAGTTCAACCTGAGGGTAGGTTTGGGATGATTCAATGCAACAAAGATGGTATAGTGGAAAAATTTAATGAAAAACCTATGGGGGATGGGGCATGGGTCAATGCAGGATATTTTGTTTTTGAACCGGAAATATTCAACTATCTTGGTAGTGATCCATATGTTGTTCTTGAGAAAGAGCCTTTTGAGAAATTAGCGTTAGATAATGAAATGTATGCATATAAACATAAAACATTTTGGAAGTGTATGGACACTCAAAGAGATAAAAACCAGTTAGAGGAGATGTGGGCAGATAATCCTAAATGGAAAATATGGTGA